The following proteins are co-located in the Rheinheimera salexigens genome:
- the trhA gene encoding PAQR family membrane homeostasis protein TrhA, which translates to MSTPTAYSATEELFHTISHAIGVVLSLAALVFMLKLTNAQQDITYFISSIIYGCSLILMYSSSTLYHATKNIALKNKLRQLDHAAIFVLIAGTYTPFTLISLHHDWGLVLFCIIWAIALLGVIIELGSGLKFKKLSLALYLGMGWLVIFAIKPMLDNVAVPGLWLLLAGGLSYSFGVIFYAAKSMYMHHVIWHLFVLAGSIFHFAAIYCYVL; encoded by the coding sequence ATGTCTACTCCAACTGCTTATTCTGCAACCGAAGAATTATTCCATACTATTAGTCATGCCATAGGTGTAGTGTTAAGTTTAGCTGCACTGGTCTTTATGCTTAAACTAACTAATGCTCAGCAAGATATAACCTATTTTATTAGCAGTATTATTTATGGTTGCAGTTTAATTCTAATGTACAGCAGCTCAACGCTTTATCATGCCACCAAAAATATTGCGCTTAAAAATAAATTGCGTCAGCTAGATCACGCTGCCATTTTTGTGCTTATAGCCGGCACTTATACCCCTTTTACGCTAATAAGCCTCCATCATGATTGGGGTTTAGTATTATTTTGTATTATTTGGGCAATTGCGCTTTTGGGCGTTATTATCGAGCTAGGTTCAGGGTTAAAATTTAAAAAATTATCTTTAGCCTTGTATTTAGGCATGGGCTGGCTGGTTATTTTCGCCATAAAACCTATGTTAGATAATGTCGCTGTACCTGGCTTGTGGTTGTTGTTAGCCGGCGGTTTAAGCTATTCGTTTGGGGTAATATTTTATGCAGCCAAATCTATGTATATGCATCATGTTATTTGGCATTTATTTGTATTAGCTGGCAGCATTTTTCATTTTGCAGCCATTTATTGCTATGTTTTATAA
- a CDS encoding glycosyltransferase — protein sequence MPLLVIIGYVWPEPKSSAAGYRMLSLIELYLAQGWQVIFASAAEKTDHRADLQRLGVQEQQIVLNDDSFDLWLSTLSVQAVMFDRFMIEEQFGWRVELNCPDALRILDMEDMHSLRHARHQAFKADRPLNTADLNSDIAVREIAAIYRCDITLVISQHEMQLLQQHFSVPSALLCYCPFFIDSDNEQTLLGYDQRQHFVAIGNFRHAPNWQAVLWLKQTIWPLIRQQLPQSHLYIYGAYPPPKATALHNAKEGFYVKGWAEDVADVMQQAKVCLAPLAFGAGLKGKLLDAMQFGTPSVTTDIGAEGMTFADEAWGGIIANDSAAIATAAVTLYQDQQLWLTAQQQGTRILQQKFSAAKLQPVIWQQIQQTSANLAQHRANNFTGIMLQHHAYRSTKFMGQWIEAKNRLPPQ from the coding sequence GTGCCTTTATTAGTGATAATTGGTTATGTTTGGCCAGAGCCGAAGTCGTCAGCGGCAGGTTATCGTATGCTTAGCTTAATTGAATTGTATTTAGCACAAGGTTGGCAGGTTATTTTTGCCAGTGCAGCTGAGAAAACTGACCATCGTGCTGATTTACAGCGACTAGGCGTACAAGAGCAGCAAATTGTATTAAATGATGACAGCTTCGATTTATGGCTAAGCACATTATCAGTACAGGCGGTAATGTTTGATCGTTTTATGATTGAAGAGCAATTTGGCTGGCGGGTAGAATTAAACTGTCCAGATGCACTGCGTATTTTAGATATGGAAGATATGCATTCACTAAGACATGCTCGCCATCAAGCGTTTAAGGCTGACCGGCCGTTAAATACCGCAGATTTAAACTCTGATATTGCCGTACGCGAAATTGCGGCTATTTATCGTTGTGATATTACCCTCGTTATCTCGCAGCATGAAATGCAGTTACTGCAACAACATTTTTCTGTACCCAGCGCTTTATTATGTTATTGCCCCTTTTTTATTGATAGTGATAATGAGCAAACACTACTTGGCTATGATCAACGGCAACATTTTGTCGCCATAGGCAATTTTCGTCATGCACCAAATTGGCAAGCGGTATTATGGTTAAAGCAGACCATTTGGCCACTGATCAGGCAACAACTACCGCAAAGTCATTTATATATTTATGGTGCTTATCCGCCACCTAAAGCAACAGCATTGCATAATGCTAAAGAAGGCTTTTACGTGAAAGGTTGGGCCGAAGATGTGGCTGACGTTATGCAACAAGCCAAGGTGTGTTTAGCGCCCTTAGCTTTTGGCGCGGGATTAAAAGGAAAGTTACTCGATGCCATGCAGTTTGGCACACCTAGCGTCACTACCGACATTGGCGCTGAAGGGATGACATTCGCAGATGAAGCATGGGGTGGCATTATTGCTAATGACAGTGCCGCAATAGCAACGGCGGCGGTAACTTTATATCAAGATCAGCAGTTGTGGTTAACGGCGCAACAGCAGGGAACACGGATTTTACAGCAAAAGTTTTCAGCCGCTAAATTGCAACCCGTGATTTGGCAACAAATACAACAGACCAGCGCCAACTTAGCGCAACACAGAGCTAATAATTTTACCGGCATTATGTTGCAACATCATGCTTATCGCAGTACTAAGTTTATGGGCCAATGGATTGAAGCTAAAAATCGCTTACCGCCTCAATAA
- a CDS encoding YceI family protein, whose product MKKLLLILATTSCFASAANWQLNPEQSSLNFVSIKNTTVAETHQFSNLSGSWSDQGLVKIQIPVSSLETNIPIRNQRMLDFVLKAKQYTEITAQAEIKPDTIATLAVSKSMVITLPITVSIAGESTTLMANIRVLKLNASTIQASTESPLILNVDSANLTAGVDKLQQLAQLNDISKVVPVTFSVNFSTEI is encoded by the coding sequence ATGAAAAAACTATTATTGATACTCGCCACGACGAGTTGCTTTGCATCTGCCGCTAATTGGCAACTCAATCCTGAGCAATCTAGCCTTAACTTTGTTTCGATAAAAAACACTACGGTTGCTGAAACCCATCAATTTAGTAATCTCAGCGGCAGTTGGTCTGATCAAGGCCTAGTAAAAATACAGATCCCAGTATCTAGTTTAGAAACAAATATTCCTATTCGAAACCAACGTATGCTCGATTTTGTGTTAAAAGCTAAGCAATACACTGAAATTACCGCTCAAGCTGAAATAAAACCAGACACTATTGCAACATTAGCGGTTAGCAAATCCATGGTTATCACCTTACCAATAACGGTAAGTATTGCCGGTGAGTCTACTACTTTAATGGCTAATATCAGGGTATTAAAGCTAAATGCCTCGACCATTCAAGCTTCTACTGAGTCACCGCTGATACTAAATGTTGATAGCGCTAATTTAACTGCCGGTGTCGATAAACTACAACAACTTGCCCAATTAAATGATATTAGTAAAGTTGTGCCGGTGACCTTTAGTGTCAATTTTAGTACTGAAATATAA
- a CDS encoding NAD(P)H-quinone oxidoreductase has protein sequence MTIPASMQAIIVKQPGKNSSLELTTLALPTANAEQLLIKVAAAGVNRADLVQRQGLYPPPAGESDVLGLEVAGTVVAAPAHLQHWQGKQVFGLVPGGGYAEYAVLHHQHAMLLPEGFTMVQAAATAEVFLTAYQLLFLHGQIQAKQKVLIHAGASGVGTAAIQLAKFFGAEVAVTASTDEKLALCKQLGADITINYKQQRFEQILAQLWPKGANLVLDPVAGDYVQREIAILALDAKIVLYAMMGGRRLPELDLAPLFKQRGHIICSTLRNRSDVYKADLTKQFIANCGAALTAGKLQPVIQQQYHWHQAAEAHQLMASNQTQGKLVLRF, from the coding sequence ATGACAATACCAGCGAGCATGCAAGCAATCATAGTTAAGCAACCGGGTAAAAACAGCAGTTTAGAGTTAACAACTCTAGCATTACCAACAGCTAACGCTGAACAATTGCTGATTAAAGTGGCCGCAGCTGGTGTTAACCGGGCTGATTTAGTGCAACGACAGGGCCTTTATCCACCGCCAGCCGGCGAAAGTGATGTCTTAGGATTAGAAGTAGCAGGCACTGTTGTTGCTGCTCCTGCCCATTTACAACATTGGCAAGGAAAACAAGTGTTTGGTTTGGTGCCAGGTGGGGGCTATGCTGAATATGCAGTACTGCATCATCAACATGCCATGTTGCTACCTGAAGGTTTTACCATGGTGCAAGCTGCTGCTACAGCTGAAGTGTTTTTAACGGCTTATCAGTTATTATTTTTACATGGCCAAATCCAAGCTAAACAAAAGGTACTAATCCATGCTGGTGCAAGTGGGGTAGGCACAGCAGCGATTCAATTAGCTAAATTTTTTGGCGCGGAAGTCGCTGTAACAGCCAGTACAGATGAAAAACTAGCGCTATGTAAGCAACTTGGTGCAGACATTACCATTAATTATAAACAGCAACGCTTTGAGCAGATCCTGGCCCAGCTTTGGCCCAAAGGCGCTAACTTAGTACTGGATCCGGTTGCTGGAGACTATGTGCAACGGGAAATAGCCATACTGGCATTAGACGCTAAGATAGTGCTTTATGCCATGATGGGGGGGCGGCGGCTACCTGAATTAGACTTAGCCCCTTTATTTAAGCAACGTGGCCACATTATTTGTTCTACTTTGCGAAATCGCTCAGATGTTTATAAAGCTGATTTAACCAAACAATTTATCGCGAACTGCGGAGCTGCCTTAACTGCAGGAAAGTTGCAGCCGGTTATTCAACAGCAATATCATTGGCATCAGGCGGCTGAAGCGCATCAGTTAATGGCGTCTAATCAAACCCAAGGTAAACTGGTTTTACGTTTTTAA